The genome window TCCATCGTACTTGGAATAAGTCGCGTTCTGATTCTCATGCTTTTAGCTATTCCGCAGTACTTCAAAGAGAAAAGGCGGGTATTTCCTACGAGGTATCAGCCTACGGTCTCTGTGGTGATCGCTGCTTACAACGAGGAGAAAGTGATTTGCAAGACGGTGGAGGCATTGTTAGCTAGCGACTACCCAAATCTCGAGATCGTGGTCGTAGATGATGGTAGTAAAGATAAAACGGCAGCACTTGTACAAGAGCGTTTTGCCGGTGTGCCGAATGTGAAACTGATCCGTAAGCCGAATGGAGGCAAAGCTTCCGCCTTAAATCGGGGAATTCGAGAGGCATGTGGAGAGATTATCGTTTCGCTTGACGCGGATACATTGTTCGCGCCTGACACGATTTGGAGATTGGTTCGCCATTTTGCCGACCCACAGGTAGGAGCCGTTTCAGGAAACGTTCGGGTTGGCAACGCGCGAAATCTCATCACGAAGTGGCAATCCTTAGAGTACATAACAAGCCAGAATTTCGATAGACGTGCCTATGATCTTCTCAACTGCATTACTGTGGTGCCTGGTGCTGCTGGTGCGATAAGGCGATCTGCTTTAGTGGAGGTTGGCGGGTATACATCGGATACTTTAGCCGAAGATACCGACCTAACTTGGAAGTTGCGTCGAGCCGGTTGGCGTATTCGGAATGACAGCTCTGCGTGGGCCTACACAGAAGCTCCCGAGCATTTAAATGCTCTAGCAAGGCAGCGCTTTCGATGGGCTTTCGGTACCCTTCAGTGTCTATGGAAACATCGCCACGCGTTGTTCGAGGAAGGCACCTTTGGTTGGGTCGCACTGCCAAGCTTATGGGTCTATCAAATTCTCTTTCCCGCCGTATCACCCTTCATGGACATTGGAATTCTGTATGCGTTGATAGAACATAACTTTATCGCCTTCGGATCGCTTTTTGCGTTAATGACGGGCATTGAGATGCTAGCAGCTTGGATAGCGCTGTGCATGGATCATGGCAATCGGCGCTTGCTTTGGTACTTACCTCTGCAACGCTTTGTTTATCGTCAATTGATGTATTACGTGGTCTTGAAGTCGCTTTGGGTAGCCACGCGCGGTTCGGCTGTGGGGTGGAACAAGCTAGAGCGAAGCGGCACGGCTCAGTTGGGCATAAAAAAGCCTTTGCCTGTACCTGGGGTCAAAGAGACGGTTACGCCAGAGCTGATCGAACCACCAAAGGCCGGCAAGTTGTGAGAGCTAGCAATGGGCTAACCACTTAATTAGCAGATGACGGGTCGAAGCGCTGCCCCGCCATGTCCCATAGGGTGTTCTCCCACCCAGCGTTCATCTACCGGCTCTGAGGCGAGTTGGTAACGTGAGTCGGTAGACAGACGAATGCGCTTTGAGCGATTATCGAGGCTTGCATGCACGAGATACACGTTAAAAGCAAGGAGGTCGCCCATACGGAAGAGAGGCGACGTAAGCCAACGCCCTCCTAGATGGTCTCGAAGGCGCGATGGGTTCTTGGAAAGCATTCCAAAGGCGCCAGTGCCCGGCCTCTTATCGGGGCGGTTTTCACACCAGGTATCCACATCTTTTTGGCAATAGACCTCTCTAAGGCGGGAGTGTTTGTGGGAGTTTTCCAGTATCATAAGGCCGCCTTCCATAAGGTCTATATCGTCTATAGGTGTCCAGGAAGTAAAGAGGTTATGGGTGCCTCGTCCCATATAGACGATATCGCAATGAGGGGGTGTAGAGTTTCCAGGGCTTACGGCGCGGACCCAGGTGTAGTCGAAGTGACGGACTTCACCGCCAAGAAGTTGCTCGTAAAACTTCATCATGCGCCCCGAGTAGAGAACCTGCCAGAGCGAAGGGTTATCATGAGCTAGTTCTGGCATGAAGCCAACGTTGATGCCCTCTTTGGCAATGGCTTCCATTGGGTCGGTGTCCGGCTGAAGCAGTCCTTTTTCTGCAAGGCGTTTCGTTAGTTCACGGCGTGCTTCTATCACCTGTTGGCGATCAAGGTAGCCGGGGAGATAGAGATAGCCCTCTTCTGCCATACGCTGGCGCAATGCTTCTGGGTCGTCGGCGATATCCGAAGAGTCGCGAAGCCAGCCAAATTTGTGAGGCGAGGTATCTATCGGTTTGTGTAGGCATGTGAGCGCAGGAAGCGATGCAGTAGACATTTTTATCCTCCGTACTATTACTGATCGTTATCCTCTGCTGTATTGGAAGAATCGTCGTCAGTGTCCTGACTAGGGGCTGCAGGTTGAGCTGAAGCTTGGTCGGTAGCTGCGTCAGGATTATCTGCCTTAGGTTTTAGTCCAAAGTAGCTAAGGGCTTGGTCAGCTAACTCTTTCGCCTTATCACCAAAATGCGATTCGGCCTCGGTTTCAACTTCGTCAGCGAGAAGCTTTTTAATTTCGTCGTCCATAGCGAACTCCTCTCGGTATGTTATACCTCTTTTGAGTCTTGTAAGTTATCTATTGCTAGTTCAGCTCGTACAAGTTCATAGGTATTTGGTGGGGCGATAATGAAGGGTTCTCGTGTTTTGCCTTGCGTGAGAAGGGGTTTAAGTTCAACCGGCTGACCGGAAAAGTAGCGAGCTACGCATCCTGCTTCCTTCGCCACAAGGAGAGCTGCTGCCATATCGTAAGCGCCTTCGCTCCATCCAACGAGGCAGGCGAGGCTGCCGCGCCCCACATAGGCGATATCAGCAGCGATGGAGCCGAGACAGCGTATCCGGCCATGGAGCGCTTTCGTGCGAAGGTTTTTGGCTGCCGCACTAGTGAATCCGATGGTATCTTCAAGATGGAGCACTGTACGATCTGGGGAATGAAGGCGTATGCCATTGCAGTAGCTGCCTTGCCCCAATTGCGCATAGAAGAGTTCATCGAGGCGAGGGATGTAGAACACACCGGCGACGGGCTCACCGTCAAGAAGTAAGGCAATAGAGACCCCCCAAATGGGGATATTGTAGACCATGTTTGTGGTACCGTCAATAGGGTCTACAGCCCAAAGAGGCCCGTCGGTAGAGCCATGCCAGCCCGTTTCTTCTCCAAGAAAGGCAAAATGTGGGTATCGGTTTTTGAGTTGCTCATAAAGGAACCGTTCGATCTCACGGTCTACGCGAGTGACAAAGGTTTGATCGGGCTTAAGTTCGGCATGGAGGTTTTCTGCCATATCAAGGGCGTGACTGCCGGCTTCACGGGCGAGGGCGCATAAAAAATCGCTATCTATGTCTACCACTGGACAAGGTTCCTCTCGTTTTAAGATACGGAATCATCTTACCAGGATCCCGCAATTAGCTAGGTAAGTTCCGGATTCGGGAGGTTCGAACGGTTATCTACATGGCGAAAAAGCAGGAAGTAGAGCACGAGGTAAAAGCCTTGAAGGCACGCAGCACAGTAGAAGGGAAGGGCGAGCTCGTCGGCTTGGAGCATCCATCCGCTGAGAGAGGGGCCCACTGCGGATGGGAAGCTAGAGGAGATATTGTTGATGCTGATACCTAGCGCCCTCCAACGCTCCGGAATCAGACCGATAGCTACGGCTTGGCGGGCACCGACGGTGCCGCGATTGAAGGCAGAGCGGAGAATGTAGAGAAGAGCGGCGAGTGGATAGGTAGGTGCCAACGGTAGAAGCACTAGCAAGAGAAGGCCTATGCTGCGGGGGATAACGACGGAGCGTATGAGCCCAACCCGTTGGGTAAGGTGTCCTGTGAGTAAGGCGGAGATGCCGGTCAGAAGAAAAGTAAATAGAAAAGCCGAACCGATGCGTTCAGGCCCAACATGATAGCGAACAGCAAACCAATAAGAGATAAGGGGGCTTGTCATCCCGATGGCAAAGCCGTTGAAGGCGTTCGTAAGAGAGAGCAAAATCAGCATGCGAAAGTCGCGTAGCCCCTCTTGTATGCGGATGCGGATAGAGGGACTTGTGGAGTGAGGAGATTGGATGGGCGGTTTGGGCGCGATATCGGGCACGGTAGAGAGCACACCAACGGCGAAGATGGCGGCGAGGATAGGAAGCAGGAAGAGCGGTCGAAACGCACTATCCCCATGAAACAAGGGTTGCCATAGAGGTTGGAGAGCAGCTAGGAGCGAGCCCACAGCCATGCCAAAAAAGCCGGCAGCGGAGTTTAAACTGAAGGCGTTTCCGCGCTCTTGGGAGTGTAAGAAACCGGCGAGCCAGGCTGTCTCTACGGCCGAAAACGGTCCGGCTGCTCCGTTTTGTCCACGCCCTAGATTCCCCACAAAGGCTGCAACGGTAATGAGAAAGCGGCCGGAATAGAACAGCATCGGGAGTAGAATGAGGCCGACGAGCGACTGGTGGAGAAGAAGCAACCGTTTTGGCCCCATTTTATCGCCGAGGGCACCGAAGAAAAGGCTAAGCGCGGCGTTAATAAGGCCAATTGCACTTAGCAGCAGCCCAATAGCGGCAGCGCTCCAGCCTAGCTCACGTAGATAAAGGGTAAAGGAGACGATCATAGCTCCTTGTCCAACAGCTCTTACCCCACGCACGAGAATGAGACGTCGCGCATAAGGGGAAGAAGGACAAAAAGCTTGCAGCGCGCCAAGCATTGCCTTTAGTGCATGGCCTCCGCCGCCGCGTTGGTGGAGGGCTTACGGCGCACGCGCATGATCAGCACGAGTGGTGAGACGCATAGAGTAGAGATCCCGATGAGGAGGAAGGCGTTGTTGAAAGCCATAGTGGCCGCCTGACTTTGGACCGTGTAGGAGATAAGCGCCAAGGCCATTTTGTGGGCTTGGACGGCGTCATGCCCTCGTGTCATGAGATAGTGTTGTAGCATGGTAAGGCGGCTTTGAAAGTAAGGATTTTCGGGATAGAGGTGGGTACTTAGCATCGTGGCATGGAAGCGTTCCATGTTATCAAGATAGGTGCTTAGGATAGCGATCCCGAACGAGCCGCCGAGCTGACGGCACAGGTTCAGAAGGGAGGCGCCTTGGGCGATCTCCACTCCTTTAAGGCTGTTGAAGGCCACGAGGTTAATAGGAGTAAACAGGAGGCCTAGCCCAAGCCCACGAATAATAAGGGCGAGACGTACGGCCGGCTCACCACTTTGGGGGGTAAGGTGGGCTAGGGACCACATCGAGTAGATAAATAGGGTAAGACCAGTCCAAATGAAGATGCGTGGGTCAGCCCGCATCACTTTTCCGTTTAGCATTCTGCCACAGAACATAGCGGCGATACCGGTTGCGATGCCACCGGGCATAAGCACCAAACCTGTAAGGGTCGCCGTAAAGCCGAGAACGTTTTGTGCGAAAAGGGGATAGAGGAAAACACCCCCATAAAGGCCAAAACCAAGGATAAGAAAGAGAATGAGCGCGGCGCTGAGATCGCGATTTCGGGTGACACGAAAGTTAACAACAGGCGATGTATTACGCGGTGAAAGCTCCCATATGACCATAGCGATGAGAGCTATGGCCGAAAGAATCGTTAGTCGCGTGATAACGGGATCATCAAACCAGTTGTTACGATTGCCCTCTTCCAGAACATATTGCAGTGAGCCAAGCCCAACCGCTAAAAGACTTATGCCGAGCCAGTCCACCTTTTCGATCTGCATTTTATGCTTGGCTTCTGTTAGGAAGAGTCCTATGATGAGGGCCGCTACAATTCCGATAGGAACGTTAACAAAGAATATCCACGGCCAGGTGTAGTTGTCGGTAATCCAGCCTCCGATGGTGGGGCCGAGAGTTGGAGCGATGATGACTCCCATTACGTAGATGGCCTGCACGGTGCCCTGTTGTTCTCGAGGAAATATCTCACGAATGGTGGCCTGAACGGTCGAAATGAACGCCGCTCCGCCGGCTCCTTGAACGATTCGCCACAAGACGATCTCTCCGAGAGTGCGTGAGGTGCCGCACATAAAGGAGGCAGAGATGAAGAGGATAATAGAGCTGACAAGATAGCGCTTTCGCCCAAAGCGTGAGGCAAGCCAAGCGGTAAGCGGAAGGACGATCACGTTAGAGAGGATATATCCGGTAGCGACCCAGCTGATCTCCTCTGTCGTTGCCCCCACGTTTCCGGCCATTTGCGGCAGAGAGACGTTAACGATGGTGGTATCCAAAACCTCGAGAATGGCTGTAGTGATCAGCCCCACGAGAATAATCCAGCGATACGGCGACAGCTCTTCACCCGTATCGGTCAAAACAACACGACGCCCGTTCTTAGCAGCAAGGTTAGAGGCTGTCATAGGTGATTAACTTTCTCATTTTTGGCATATTTTGAGGTATTTCCCTAAGGATATACGAAGGAGTTAACCAAGTTGCTGCTTTATCCGCTTACGAAAGGCATAAACAGATGAGGTTCTTCTGAGGCTGCGTCGAGCAGGATCGAAAAGAGACGAGTGTGAAACGTAGTTTTGAGCAGAGACGGAGGTAAGCGTATGAGCGTCGGGAGAGTGGAAGAGCGCACCTACTATTCTCAAGCGTTAAAGCGCACTCAACCTTTTAGTGTCTACTTGCCGGAGCTGAATAGAAATGAACAGCTGCCCTTGCTCATCCTACTGCATGGAAGGGGTGGGAGCCACAGAGATTGGTTCGAGCAGACCCGTGCGATTCGATATTTGGCCGGTTACTACCTCTGTGTGGTTTGTCCTCAAGGGGACGATGGGTGGTATACGGATGCATTCGATGGTTCAGGGGCTTATGAGACCGACCTGATCGCCTGTCTGATACCTCATTTGCAGGCCACACTTCCAATAGCCCCGCCTGGGAAGGCTTGGGCGATTGAGGGGTTGTCGATGGGCGGATATGGGGCCATTAAGCTTGCATTGAGGCACTACAAGCTCTTTGGTACTGCTGTGAGTCATAGTGGCGCTTTCGACATTACACAAAGTACTCACCCTCACCCGGTTTTCGGCGATCTGCAGACATGTAGACGCTTTCGTCGGCAGCACAACGTCTATGCTTTAGCTGAAGAGGCTCTTTGTCGTTACCCCTACGAACGGGCAGCTCTTTGGATCGATTGTGGCTTGCAGGATGAGTTGTTAGCAAGCACACGACGTTTTCATAACCATCTCCATTTCATCGGTTATGGGCATGAGTATAAGGAAGAGCCTGGTTATCATACCTGGCCTTACTGGGACCGAGCCTTTCGTGCGGCATTACCGTGGGTTGCGCAGCGTGTGGGGGCAAAATCGGTTGGTGGGCGCTTTAAGTAGGAGAATCATGCTAGAAGGTCGAAGTTAATAAAATAATACGACAGGATGGAGGAGTTCGGAGGCCATGTGGAGCAAGAGGACAAAGCGACTTGTTTTTTGTGCTGTAACGGGAGCTTGCATAACTATTGGCTCGCGACTGCTGGCACAATCGTGGCCTGATCTCATGG of Chthonomonas calidirosea T49 contains these proteins:
- a CDS encoding phytanoyl-CoA dioxygenase family protein, with translation MSTASLPALTCLHKPIDTSPHKFGWLRDSSDIADDPEALRQRMAEEGYLYLPGYLDRQQVIEARRELTKRLAEKGLLQPDTDPMEAIAKEGINVGFMPELAHDNPSLWQVLYSGRMMKFYEQLLGGEVRHFDYTWVRAVSPGNSTPPHCDIVYMGRGTHNLFTSWTPIDDIDLMEGGLMILENSHKHSRLREVYCQKDVDTWCENRPDKRPGTGAFGMLSKNPSRLRDHLGGRWLTSPLFRMGDLLAFNVYLVHASLDNRSKRIRLSTDSRYQLASEPVDERWVGEHPMGHGGAALRPVIC
- a CDS encoding inositol monophosphatase family protein produces the protein MVDIDSDFLCALAREAGSHALDMAENLHAELKPDQTFVTRVDREIERFLYEQLKNRYPHFAFLGEETGWHGSTDGPLWAVDPIDGTTNMVYNIPIWGVSIALLLDGEPVAGVFYIPRLDELFYAQLGQGSYCNGIRLHSPDRTVLHLEDTIGFTSAAAKNLRTKALHGRIRCLGSIAADIAYVGRGSLACLVGWSEGAYDMAAALLVAKEAGCVARYFSGQPVELKPLLTQGKTREPFIIAPPNTYELVRAELAIDNLQDSKEV
- a CDS encoding MFS transporter; translation: MLGALQAFCPSSPYARRLILVRGVRAVGQGAMIVSFTLYLRELGWSAAAIGLLLSAIGLINAALSLFFGALGDKMGPKRLLLLHQSLVGLILLPMLFYSGRFLITVAAFVGNLGRGQNGAAGPFSAVETAWLAGFLHSQERGNAFSLNSAAGFFGMAVGSLLAALQPLWQPLFHGDSAFRPLFLLPILAAIFAVGVLSTVPDIAPKPPIQSPHSTSPSIRIRIQEGLRDFRMLILLSLTNAFNGFAIGMTSPLISYWFAVRYHVGPERIGSAFLFTFLLTGISALLTGHLTQRVGLIRSVVIPRSIGLLLLVLLPLAPTYPLAALLYILRSAFNRGTVGARQAVAIGLIPERWRALGISINNISSSFPSAVGPSLSGWMLQADELALPFYCAACLQGFYLVLYFLLFRHVDNRSNLPNPELT
- a CDS encoding DHA2 family efflux MFS transporter permease subunit produces the protein MTASNLAAKNGRRVVLTDTGEELSPYRWIILVGLITTAILEVLDTTIVNVSLPQMAGNVGATTEEISWVATGYILSNVIVLPLTAWLASRFGRKRYLVSSIILFISASFMCGTSRTLGEIVLWRIVQGAGGAAFISTVQATIREIFPREQQGTVQAIYVMGVIIAPTLGPTIGGWITDNYTWPWIFFVNVPIGIVAALIIGLFLTEAKHKMQIEKVDWLGISLLAVGLGSLQYVLEEGNRNNWFDDPVITRLTILSAIALIAMVIWELSPRNTSPVVNFRVTRNRDLSAALILFLILGFGLYGGVFLYPLFAQNVLGFTATLTGLVLMPGGIATGIAAMFCGRMLNGKVMRADPRIFIWTGLTLFIYSMWSLAHLTPQSGEPAVRLALIIRGLGLGLLFTPINLVAFNSLKGVEIAQGASLLNLCRQLGGSFGIAILSTYLDNMERFHATMLSTHLYPENPYFQSRLTMLQHYLMTRGHDAVQAHKMALALISYTVQSQAATMAFNNAFLLIGISTLCVSPLVLIMRVRRKPSTNAAAEAMH
- a CDS encoding alpha/beta hydrolase, which produces MSVGRVEERTYYSQALKRTQPFSVYLPELNRNEQLPLLILLHGRGGSHRDWFEQTRAIRYLAGYYLCVVCPQGDDGWYTDAFDGSGAYETDLIACLIPHLQATLPIAPPGKAWAIEGLSMGGYGAIKLALRHYKLFGTAVSHSGAFDITQSTHPHPVFGDLQTCRRFRRQHNVYALAEEALCRYPYERAALWIDCGLQDELLASTRRFHNHLHFIGYGHEYKEEPGYHTWPYWDRAFRAALPWVAQRVGAKSVGGRFK